Proteins found in one Crassostrea angulata isolate pt1a10 chromosome 3, ASM2561291v2, whole genome shotgun sequence genomic segment:
- the LOC128177103 gene encoding phospholipase DDHD1-like isoform X1, producing MTSEFASLGDGIGSSRNTSSSRSSNDHRLYPSLFPSDDETEDDNTSEFSADSEARATPPLVRLKNPLFPKKEYVDKLRPEEIRWFYKQEGDKEWTPFIGYDSLRIECRYRALQTVEDEQEIDNDVILVRGGLYQVDVAKRKCTPVYWSGDLSDITQGLWFYEYNGQPLEDNFGVPIETEHVAKFLGHKIEEEHPSPQRSRPVLHRIKFTDFYIEWNSPNDTYLYSEAASSRFVRGFKKKLGMQKAGTRLLRGYKYEAVMDDKPADISHLVFVIHGIGQKMETGNIVKRAKELREKVSQMKAKHFCLIENTSQRAEFLPVEWRSSLKLDGDMVDLITPHKMRGMRSLLNNSAMDILYYTSPLYRSEITHSLQNELNRLFEMFCARNPYFQVNGGKVSIVAHSLGAVISYDIITGWNPIQLYDQFVNSVIEGEQQDSDSSEIKEEIHEARQKATAVESILKDVQEKHKQKSGPTLSFTIENMFCLGSPLAVFLALRGFRPQGKGTLDHIMPSSLCKRLFNIYHPYDPVAYRLEPLILKHYSTIMPLPIHRFDHKQKEPYNQMKTKAYAAFKPSAEKITDKGDPVEGADNNDSSPQHSRDSSPSRNQGFSVFKWLKGKESEDMSAELKMLEKMEEDVQEIEKSIKERKEVLQEIDQTDLEYRIDYQLREASFSNSYISMLTSHTSYWTDRDVAFFVLSHIHPELQDL from the exons ATGACGAGCGAGTTTGCATCGCTGGGTGATGGCATTGGAAGTTCTAGAAACACCTCTTCTTCGCGAAGTTCCAATGATCATAGGCTTTATCCGAGTTTGTTTCCTTCGGACGATGAGACAGAAGATGACAATACGAGTGAATTTTCAGCAGACAGTGAAGCAAGAGCAACTCCACCTTTAGTAAGATTAAAAAACCCGCTATTCCCTAAAAAAGAGTATGTTGACAAGTTGAGACCAGAGGAAATCCGGTGGTTCTACAAGCAAGAAGGAGATAAGGAATGGACACCATTTATTGGTTATGATTCTCTGAGAATAGAATGTAGATACCGAGCGTTACAAACTGTCGAGGATGAACAAGAAATTGACAATGATGTTATACTGGTTCGCGGTGGCCTCTATCAAGTAGATGTTGCTAAAAGGAAGTGCACACCTGTGTATTGGTCAG GTGACTTATCAGACATCACACAGGGACTCTGGTTTTATGAATACAATGGACAGCCATTAGAAGATAACTTTGGAGTGCCAATAGAAACGGAACATGTTGCTAAATTTCTGGGACATAAGATAGAGGAAGAGCACCCATCTCCACAAAGGTCAAGGCCAG ttctcCATCGCATAAAATTTACTGACTTTTACATTGAGTGGAATTCTCCCAATGACACTTACCTGTACAGTGAGGCAGCCTCCTCGCGATTTGTCCGCGGCTTTAAGAAGAAACTTGGAATGCAAAAAG CTGGCACCAGGTTACTACGAGGCTACAAATATGAAGCAGTTATGGATGATAAGCCTGCCGACATTTCTCATCTTGTGTTTGTTATTCACGGCATTGGGCAGAAGATGGAAACCGGAAACATTGTCAAGAGAGCGaaaga attgAGAGAGAAAGTATCACAGATGAAAGCCAAGCATTTTTGTTTGATTGAGAATACTTCACAGAGGGCTGAGTTTTTACCTGTGGAGTGGAGATCTAGCTTAAAACTAGATGGAG ACATGGTGGATTTGATAACACCACACAAGATGAGAGGAATGCGGTCCCTTCTCAACAACAGTGCAATGGACATTTTGTATTATACCAGTCCCCTGTACAGATCAGAG ATAACCCACAGTTTACAGAATGAACTGAATCGACTGTTTGAGATGTTTTGTGCCAGAAATCCTTACTTCCAGGTCAATGGAGGAAAAGTCTCCATTGTGGCCCACTCTCTAG GTGCTGTGATTTCCTATGACATCATCACTGGCTGGAATCCTATTCAGCTCTATGATCAGTTTGTCAACTCTGTTATT GAAGGTGAGCAACAAGACTCCGATTCCAGTGAAATCAAGGAAGAAATACACGAGGCCAGGCAAAA GGCCACTGCAGTTGAATCCATTCTCAAAGATGTTCAAGAGAAGCATAAACAAAAAAGTGGACCTACACTTTCTTTCACG ATAGAGAACATGTTTTGCCTGGGATCTCCTCTGGCGGTGTTCCTGGCTTTGAGAGGATTCCGACCTCAGGGAAAGGGAACCCTAGATCACATAATGCCTTCCAGTCTCTGTAAACGCCTCTTCAATATATATCATCCATATGACCCTGTT GCTTATCGACTTGAACCTCTCATTCTGAAGCACTACTCTACCATCATGCCTCTGCCGATTCACCGCTTTGACCACAAGCAGAAGGAACCCTACAACCAGATGAAAACCAAAGCCTACGCAGCATTTAAACCGTCAGCAGAAAAAATCACAGACAAAGGTGATCCGGTAGAGGGCGCTGATAACAATGACTCTTCTCCACAGCATAGTCGCGACTCCTCACCCTCTCGTAACCAAGGCTTTTCTGTTT TTAAATGGTTGAAAGGAAAAGAATCAGAAGATATGTCTGCTGAGCTAAAGATGCTGGAAAAAATGGAAGAGGATGTGCAGGAAATCGAAAAATCCATCAAAGAGCGCAAAGAGGTTCTTCAAGAAATTGACCAAACAG ATTTGGAGTACAGAATAGATTACCAGTTGAGGGAAGCCAGTTTCTCCAACAGCTACATCTCCATGCTGACCTCTCACACTTCATACTGGACGGATAGAGACGTGGCTTTCTTTGTTCTGTCGCACATTCATCCAGAACTTCAGGATTTATGA
- the LOC128177103 gene encoding phospholipase DDHD1-like isoform X2, producing the protein MTSEFASLGDGIGSSRNTSSSRSSNDHRLYPSLFPSDDETEDDNTSEFSADSEARATPPLVRLKNPLFPKKEYVDKLRPEEIRWFYKQEGDKEWTPFIGYDSLRIECRYRALQTVEDEQEIDNDVILVRGGLYQVDVAKRKCTPVYWSGDLSDITQGLWFYEYNGQPLEDNFGVPIETEHVAKFLGHKIEEEHPSPQRSRPVLHRIKFTDFYIEWNSPNDTYLYSEAASSRFVRGFKKKLGMQKAGTRLLRGYKYEAVMDDKPADISHLVFVIHGIGQKMETGNIVKRAKELREKVSQMKAKHFCLIENTSQRAEFLPVEWRSSLKLDGDMVDLITPHKMRGMRSLLNNSAMDILYYTSPLYRSEITHSLQNELNRLFEMFCARNPYFQVNGGKVSIVAHSLGAVISYDIITGWNPIQLYDQFVNSVIEGEQQDSDSSEIKEEIHEARQKATAVESILKDVQEKHKQKSGPTLSFTIENMFCLGSPLAVFLALRGFRPQGKGTLDHIMPSSLCKRLFNIYHPYDPVAYRLEPLILKHYSTIMPLPIHRFDHKQKEPYNQMKTKAYAAFKPSAEKITDKVKWLKGKESEDMSAELKMLEKMEEDVQEIEKSIKERKEVLQEIDQTDLEYRIDYQLREASFSNSYISMLTSHTSYWTDRDVAFFVLSHIHPELQDL; encoded by the exons ATGACGAGCGAGTTTGCATCGCTGGGTGATGGCATTGGAAGTTCTAGAAACACCTCTTCTTCGCGAAGTTCCAATGATCATAGGCTTTATCCGAGTTTGTTTCCTTCGGACGATGAGACAGAAGATGACAATACGAGTGAATTTTCAGCAGACAGTGAAGCAAGAGCAACTCCACCTTTAGTAAGATTAAAAAACCCGCTATTCCCTAAAAAAGAGTATGTTGACAAGTTGAGACCAGAGGAAATCCGGTGGTTCTACAAGCAAGAAGGAGATAAGGAATGGACACCATTTATTGGTTATGATTCTCTGAGAATAGAATGTAGATACCGAGCGTTACAAACTGTCGAGGATGAACAAGAAATTGACAATGATGTTATACTGGTTCGCGGTGGCCTCTATCAAGTAGATGTTGCTAAAAGGAAGTGCACACCTGTGTATTGGTCAG GTGACTTATCAGACATCACACAGGGACTCTGGTTTTATGAATACAATGGACAGCCATTAGAAGATAACTTTGGAGTGCCAATAGAAACGGAACATGTTGCTAAATTTCTGGGACATAAGATAGAGGAAGAGCACCCATCTCCACAAAGGTCAAGGCCAG ttctcCATCGCATAAAATTTACTGACTTTTACATTGAGTGGAATTCTCCCAATGACACTTACCTGTACAGTGAGGCAGCCTCCTCGCGATTTGTCCGCGGCTTTAAGAAGAAACTTGGAATGCAAAAAG CTGGCACCAGGTTACTACGAGGCTACAAATATGAAGCAGTTATGGATGATAAGCCTGCCGACATTTCTCATCTTGTGTTTGTTATTCACGGCATTGGGCAGAAGATGGAAACCGGAAACATTGTCAAGAGAGCGaaaga attgAGAGAGAAAGTATCACAGATGAAAGCCAAGCATTTTTGTTTGATTGAGAATACTTCACAGAGGGCTGAGTTTTTACCTGTGGAGTGGAGATCTAGCTTAAAACTAGATGGAG ACATGGTGGATTTGATAACACCACACAAGATGAGAGGAATGCGGTCCCTTCTCAACAACAGTGCAATGGACATTTTGTATTATACCAGTCCCCTGTACAGATCAGAG ATAACCCACAGTTTACAGAATGAACTGAATCGACTGTTTGAGATGTTTTGTGCCAGAAATCCTTACTTCCAGGTCAATGGAGGAAAAGTCTCCATTGTGGCCCACTCTCTAG GTGCTGTGATTTCCTATGACATCATCACTGGCTGGAATCCTATTCAGCTCTATGATCAGTTTGTCAACTCTGTTATT GAAGGTGAGCAACAAGACTCCGATTCCAGTGAAATCAAGGAAGAAATACACGAGGCCAGGCAAAA GGCCACTGCAGTTGAATCCATTCTCAAAGATGTTCAAGAGAAGCATAAACAAAAAAGTGGACCTACACTTTCTTTCACG ATAGAGAACATGTTTTGCCTGGGATCTCCTCTGGCGGTGTTCCTGGCTTTGAGAGGATTCCGACCTCAGGGAAAGGGAACCCTAGATCACATAATGCCTTCCAGTCTCTGTAAACGCCTCTTCAATATATATCATCCATATGACCCTGTT GCTTATCGACTTGAACCTCTCATTCTGAAGCACTACTCTACCATCATGCCTCTGCCGATTCACCGCTTTGACCACAAGCAGAAGGAACCCTACAACCAGATGAAAACCAAAGCCTACGCAGCATTTAAACCGTCAGCAGAAAAAATCACAGACAAAG TTAAATGGTTGAAAGGAAAAGAATCAGAAGATATGTCTGCTGAGCTAAAGATGCTGGAAAAAATGGAAGAGGATGTGCAGGAAATCGAAAAATCCATCAAAGAGCGCAAAGAGGTTCTTCAAGAAATTGACCAAACAG ATTTGGAGTACAGAATAGATTACCAGTTGAGGGAAGCCAGTTTCTCCAACAGCTACATCTCCATGCTGACCTCTCACACTTCATACTGGACGGATAGAGACGTGGCTTTCTTTGTTCTGTCGCACATTCATCCAGAACTTCAGGATTTATGA
- the LOC128176511 gene encoding BTB/POZ domain-containing protein 6-B-like: MDRPQKNEAKSCLKQNREFSDDEINQEVPQNFVVGKLTNVQRPIRQKETSWQIPLSPPPQLPTAKVSEEFNWQATLPTVRERNAVMFNNQLMADVYFLVGSTPNHHRVPAHKYILATGSSVFFAMFYGGLANQEGDIEIPDVEPGAFMNLLRYIYCDDIQLEPDNVLATLYAAKKYIVPHLAKSCVRFLETSLSARNACILLSQGRLFEEQELMHRCWEVIDAQAEEALYSDSFSEIDINTLKTVLNRETLNAREISIFNAACKWAEAECNRSNLEPTPENKRKVLGDALYLIRMPSMGLDEYANGPSQSGILTLQEANDIFLHYLARNKPELKFTKKPRSGLTPFKCHRFQSSAYRSNQWRYRGRCDSIQFAVDTRIFVAGFGLYGSSNGAAEYQVKIELKKNGVILGHTNKKFFSDGSSNTFGVLFENPIQIEADTFYTASAVLDGVELSYFGQEGLTEIQCGKVTFQFQCSSDSTNGTGVQGGQIPEIIFYC, from the exons ATGGACCGTCCCCAGAAAAACGAAGCAAAGAGCTGTCTGAAACAAAACCGAGAGTTCTCTGATGATGAAATCAACCAAGAAGTGCCACAGAACTTTGTTGTTGGGAAATTGACAAATGTTCAGCGCCCGATTCGTCAAAAGGAAACATCCTGGCAAATACCTCTATCACCCCCTCCACAACTCCCTACAGCAAAGGTCTCTGAAGAGTTCAACTGGCAAGCCACTCTACCAACGGTTAGAGAGAGAAATGCTGTTATGTTTAACAATCAACTTATGGCAGATGTTTACTTTCTGGTGGGATCAACTCCAAACCATCACAGAGTTCCAGCACATAAATATATTCTTGCCACAGGCAGCTCGGTCTTCTTTGCCATGTTCTATGGGGGTCTAGCCAATCAGGAGGGAGATATTGAAATTCCAGATGTAGAACCAGGAGcatttatgaatttattaag ATACATCTACTGCGATGACATTCAGTTGGAACCAGACAATGTTCTAGCAACATTATATGCTGCTAAAAAGTATATTGTGCCGCATTTGGCAAAATCATGTGTGCGTTTCCTTGAAACAAGTCTAAGTGCTCGGAATGCTTGCATTCTTTTGAGTCAAGGTAGATTGTTTGAGGAGCAAGAACTGATGCATCGGTGTTGGGAGGTCATCGATGCTCAAGCAGAAGAGGCCCTTTATTCTGACAGTTTCAGTGAAATTGACATAAATACACTAAAAACTGTCTTAAACCGAGAAACCCTCAACGCACGggaaatatcaattttcaatGCTGCATGTAAGTGGGCAGAGGCTGAGTGCAATCGTTCAAACTTGGAACCCACTCCTGAAAATAAACGTAAAGTGTTAGGGGATGCTCTTTATCTCATCAGAATGCCTTCAATGGGCCTCGATGAGTACGCCAATGGACCGTCTCAGTCAGGTATATTGACACTTCAAGAGGCAAATGACATCTTTCTTCATTATTTAGCAAGGAATAAGCCAGAATTAAAGTTCACTAAGAAACCTAGATCTGGATTGACTCCATTCAAATGTCATCGCTTCCAGTCCTCAGCTTACAGAAGTAACCAATGGAGATACAGAGGGCGCTGTGATAGCATTCAATTTGCAGTTGACACTAGGATTTTTGTGGCAGGCTTTGGGTTGTATGGTTCCAGTAATGGTGCTGCAGAATATCAGGTCAAAATTGAACTGAAGAAAAATGGAGTTATTCTCGGTCACACGAACAAAAAATTCTTCTCCGACGGATCAAGTAATACGTTTGGAGTGTTGTTTGAAAATCCAATCCAGATTGAAGCGGACACATTTTACACTGCCAGTGCTGTGCTGGATGGAGTGGAACTGAGCTACTTTGGTCAGGAAGGGCTTACTGAAATCCAGTGCGGAAAGGTCACCTTTCAGTTCCAGTGTTCGTCTGACAGCACTAATGGTACAGGTGTACAAGGGGGCCAGATTccagaaattatattttactgcTAA